From the genome of Sphingobacterium kitahiroshimense, one region includes:
- a CDS encoding RNA polymerase sigma factor → MKNEHVLHSNESLLERLKMGDLDAFNVIYERYWSVLVNESFKRLNNMALCEEVVQDVFIDLWQQRAVRDIQNLEAYLRTCMKFKVFEVYKKNRRTKSMLEENLSLMKEYEISEYDQYAEKDLKSLIQAWIAHLPQKRKEIFKMRYLDELSTKEISEITESSQNTIQNHLGISIAKLRKLIIQHFLVFVLTLLY, encoded by the coding sequence ATGAAAAACGAACATGTATTGCATAGTAACGAGAGTTTACTAGAGCGTCTTAAAATGGGCGATCTGGATGCTTTCAACGTTATCTATGAGCGGTACTGGTCCGTTCTAGTGAATGAGTCCTTTAAACGACTTAATAATATGGCTCTTTGTGAGGAAGTGGTGCAAGATGTATTTATAGATCTTTGGCAGCAGAGAGCGGTGAGAGATATCCAGAATCTTGAAGCCTATCTGCGTACCTGTATGAAGTTCAAAGTTTTTGAAGTTTACAAAAAAAATAGGAGAACAAAATCAATGCTCGAAGAAAATCTATCGTTAATGAAGGAATATGAGATTTCCGAATATGATCAGTATGCTGAAAAAGATTTAAAATCTCTAATACAAGCATGGATTGCCCATCTGCCACAGAAAAGAAAAGAAATTTTTAAAATGAGGTATCTCGATGAACTTTCTACCAAAGAAATAAGCGAAATCACTGAAAGTTCACAAAATACAATACAAAACCATTTAGGTATCTCCATTGCTAAACTAAGAAAATTGATCATTCAACATTTTCTAGTTTTTGTACTAACTTTATTATATTGA
- a CDS encoding FecR family protein has translation MEHHNSRLQSLIDKYLKGTCNKEESEIVENFFESFSSRPDILDQLDFEKQNEIKKRIQENVVKKISPTPIRKISLIKLAVAATVALFCISIAYQYQYKNRSLKNIEINLASGQQRHITLEDGTKITLNASSRIIYPNSFKDSSKREVILIGEAFFDVAKNPKKPFIIHTPRMEISVLGTAFNVRDYENEVNAETALIRGKVSIWKTGHTNNKFILNPNEKFVLSNANIHNNAQSTNPKVVSLQNATVAVQPLVVSNQDGTALETEWMLKRMTIRDERLADIVIKLERMYGVEIQILSSKIATQRFSATFENEDLDNILKALQTVNYFQIKKTGKTQIQLF, from the coding sequence ATGGAACATCATAACTCAAGGCTTCAAAGTCTTATAGATAAATACTTAAAAGGAACGTGCAATAAAGAGGAATCGGAAATTGTAGAGAATTTTTTCGAAAGTTTTTCATCGCGCCCAGATATCTTGGATCAACTCGATTTTGAAAAACAGAACGAAATAAAAAAGAGAATCCAGGAAAATGTCGTAAAGAAAATTTCTCCAACACCCATTCGAAAAATCAGTCTGATTAAACTTGCTGTTGCCGCGACTGTAGCACTTTTCTGTATTTCTATTGCATATCAATATCAGTATAAAAACAGGAGCTTAAAAAATATAGAAATCAACTTAGCAAGTGGACAACAGCGCCATATTACCTTAGAAGATGGAACAAAAATTACACTTAATGCATCCAGTAGAATTATTTATCCTAATTCTTTTAAAGACTCTTCTAAACGTGAAGTGATTTTAATCGGCGAAGCTTTTTTCGATGTCGCTAAAAATCCAAAAAAACCATTTATCATCCATACCCCAAGAATGGAAATCAGTGTATTGGGAACTGCTTTTAATGTTCGTGACTATGAAAATGAAGTAAATGCAGAGACTGCTTTAATACGTGGAAAAGTTTCAATTTGGAAAACGGGTCATACGAACAACAAATTCATTTTGAACCCGAATGAAAAGTTTGTGCTGTCTAATGCGAATATCCATAACAATGCACAATCTACCAATCCAAAAGTTGTTTCACTGCAAAATGCCACAGTTGCAGTCCAGCCTTTAGTTGTCTCAAATCAAGACGGTACTGCACTCGAAACAGAATGGATGCTTAAACGGATGACCATCCGTGATGAAAGATTGGCAGATATTGTTATAAAATTAGAACGTATGTATGGTGTGGAGATACAGATCTTAAGTAGTAAAATCGCAACTCAGCGCTTCTCTGCGACATTTGAAAATGAAGATTTAGACAATATCTTAAAAGCACTGCAGACTGTTAATTACTTCCAGATCAAAAAGACAGGTAAAACTCAAATACAGCTATTTTAA
- a CDS encoding SusC/RagA family TonB-linked outer membrane protein: MNKTVPKFKKESRLALLLICLSTIHVQSFAYSQTEKIDVSIKGGKLEDVFQTINENSKYKMFFSKAILPNSTVNIVAEKISIKDVLSKSLSGSNLTWEILDNNIIAIKEKKQSQPHLTGQVLNENGSPLAGVSVIVKDWQKEAYRNIQTSTATDANGQWGLRIPNEDITIIFSFMGYQKVEISAKQLLANATPIRLKPAEGSLEEVVVIGYGTTTRRLNTGSVASITAKDIASQPVSNPLAALAGRMSGVLIAQNNGVPGSAVQIQIRNQASLSGTTSGSIPLYVVDGVPFTNFNGGQPATDNLNSFGISGSSGGLSPFSMINPADIERIDVLKDADATAIYGSRGANGVVLITTKKGSSGRTRIGVNFNTGFTEVNRFIPMMNLEEYLSLRKEAFVNDGTVPTATNAPDLLLWDQNKSTDWQKMLIGNKGHITDMQANMSGGNESTRFFFNSGYRRESTVFYGDSKNSRFTSRLNLDHTSADKKFNAALSVSYANDNSDMPSSDITSMYNLPPNYPIYDDNGRFYWLPSSAGINNPIAMLNRKYIGTTNNLISNANLSYKIIPGLTVKTNFGYTITQLNQNNQTPISSLNNTLTNPLGSSAFSNTKAENWIIEPTLDYVKNIGQGKLTALIGTSFQQNSSRSQTTNGSNYSNDALLGSLSAAGTFTASNNLVYYKYNAVFGKVNYDWNEKYLFNGTFRRDGSSRFGPKNRFGNFGAIGLGWVFGKEDFVQDKLPFLSFGKLRASYGTTGNDQISNYMYLPLYSSATAYLNNPSMNIGTLPNEYIKWETTKKMEFALDLGFLRDRILFTGNYFRNRSGDQITDVILSTQVGYNSYKANLPALIQNTGLELELNTTNIVTENFTWKTSTNFTFYKNKLVEFPGIENTFYASSFLVGEPLNLIRLYHYQGVDETTGRATYEDRNGDGVINADDRYVADLGTPFYGGFNNTFSYKGFELGVFFQFNHRFGVTKILNTRPGAMVNQNEYWLGRWSPTNPNTDIPGAITPSSPTSTPTGTALNNSYNLYSSSDAVYGDASYIKLRSINLSYNLPKNWTSRLRMSNCSVFMQGQNLFTWAKNKYVLDTETTVQGGPSGLGTGTIAQVLPPLRTIVFGFNCQF, encoded by the coding sequence ATGAACAAAACAGTACCTAAATTTAAAAAAGAATCCAGGTTGGCCCTGCTTCTGATTTGCCTCAGCACCATACATGTGCAAAGTTTTGCCTATTCACAAACTGAAAAAATTGATGTATCCATAAAGGGGGGCAAACTGGAAGACGTATTTCAGACAATAAATGAAAACAGTAAATACAAAATGTTCTTCAGCAAGGCTATACTGCCCAATTCAACAGTAAATATTGTCGCTGAAAAAATCAGTATTAAAGATGTACTATCAAAATCTCTTTCAGGAAGTAACCTTACCTGGGAAATCCTGGATAATAATATTATTGCCATAAAAGAAAAGAAACAAAGCCAACCACACTTGACCGGACAAGTACTTAATGAAAATGGTTCTCCGTTAGCTGGTGTATCGGTGATAGTAAAAGACTGGCAAAAAGAGGCATACCGTAATATACAGACAAGTACAGCTACTGATGCGAATGGGCAATGGGGATTGCGGATACCCAATGAAGATATCACCATCATATTTTCTTTCATGGGATACCAGAAGGTGGAGATCTCAGCCAAACAGCTTCTTGCAAACGCTACTCCTATTCGATTGAAACCTGCTGAAGGGAGTTTAGAAGAAGTCGTGGTGATCGGATATGGAACAACAACACGTCGATTAAATACGGGTTCTGTAGCTTCGATAACAGCTAAAGATATTGCATCACAACCTGTAAGCAATCCACTTGCAGCATTGGCCGGGAGAATGTCGGGCGTATTGATTGCGCAGAATAACGGTGTACCCGGAAGCGCGGTACAAATACAGATCAGAAACCAGGCTTCACTAAGCGGGACGACCTCAGGGTCTATTCCCTTGTACGTTGTTGATGGGGTGCCTTTCACTAATTTTAACGGTGGCCAACCTGCAACCGACAATCTAAACTCTTTTGGTATTTCTGGATCTTCTGGTGGTCTTAGCCCTTTTAGTATGATTAATCCTGCTGACATTGAGCGTATAGATGTACTCAAGGATGCCGATGCCACAGCAATTTATGGTAGCCGTGGTGCCAATGGTGTGGTATTGATTACGACAAAAAAAGGATCATCGGGCCGCACCCGCATCGGTGTTAATTTTAACACCGGATTTACGGAAGTTAATAGATTTATTCCGATGATGAATCTGGAAGAATACCTATCCTTGAGAAAGGAAGCTTTTGTTAATGATGGTACGGTACCAACCGCAACAAATGCTCCAGACCTTTTGTTGTGGGACCAGAATAAATCTACAGACTGGCAAAAAATGCTGATCGGCAATAAAGGTCATATTACCGATATGCAAGCGAATATGTCCGGCGGAAATGAATCTACTCGCTTTTTCTTTAACTCAGGATACAGACGCGAAAGCACGGTATTCTATGGAGACAGTAAAAATAGCAGGTTTACCTCTCGTCTAAACCTAGATCATACATCTGCAGACAAGAAGTTTAATGCGGCATTATCTGTAAGTTATGCCAATGACAATTCGGATATGCCATCTTCGGATATTACTTCAATGTACAACCTTCCTCCCAACTACCCTATTTATGATGACAACGGAAGATTTTATTGGCTACCGTCTTCAGCAGGTATCAACAATCCTATTGCTATGCTCAACAGAAAATACATAGGAACGACGAATAACCTCATTTCAAATGCAAATTTGAGTTATAAGATTATCCCGGGACTGACCGTTAAAACAAATTTCGGGTACACCATTACACAGCTCAACCAAAATAACCAGACACCGATTTCATCCTTAAATAACACCCTCACGAATCCATTGGGCTCATCTGCTTTTTCAAATACAAAAGCTGAGAACTGGATTATCGAACCCACATTGGATTATGTCAAAAATATAGGTCAAGGCAAACTAACAGCATTGATCGGCACGAGTTTTCAGCAGAATTCATCACGTTCACAGACAACTAATGGATCCAACTACAGCAATGATGCACTTTTAGGATCGCTCAGTGCAGCGGGAACTTTCACAGCAAGCAACAATCTTGTTTATTACAAATATAATGCTGTATTTGGAAAAGTGAATTACGACTGGAATGAGAAGTATTTATTTAACGGAACATTCCGAAGAGATGGTTCTTCACGTTTTGGTCCAAAAAACAGATTTGGAAATTTTGGTGCAATCGGCCTAGGCTGGGTATTCGGAAAAGAAGATTTTGTGCAGGACAAGCTGCCTTTTCTCAGTTTTGGTAAACTGAGAGCTAGTTATGGTACGACCGGGAACGATCAGATATCAAACTACATGTATCTGCCGCTCTACTCCTCTGCTACGGCCTATCTAAATAATCCTTCGATGAACATTGGGACGCTACCTAATGAATATATCAAATGGGAAACGACCAAAAAGATGGAATTTGCACTGGATCTTGGCTTCTTGAGAGACCGTATCTTATTCACCGGTAACTATTTTAGAAATCGTTCAGGCGACCAGATTACCGACGTTATCCTAAGTACTCAAGTTGGGTATAACAGTTATAAGGCTAATCTTCCCGCACTTATTCAAAATACAGGACTGGAACTTGAATTGAATACCACCAATATTGTTACGGAAAATTTTACATGGAAAACATCGACCAACTTCACATTCTATAAAAATAAATTAGTGGAATTTCCGGGAATTGAAAATACATTCTATGCCAGCAGTTTTCTCGTTGGAGAGCCACTCAATCTAATCCGTCTTTATCATTATCAGGGTGTTGATGAAACAACTGGCAGAGCAACTTATGAAGACCGTAATGGTGATGGGGTTATCAATGCAGATGATCGTTATGTTGCTGACTTGGGAACACCATTTTATGGTGGATTTAACAATACTTTTTCATACAAGGGATTTGAGCTGGGTGTATTTTTCCAGTTTAACCATCGATTTGGAGTAACCAAAATTTTAAATACAAGACCTGGAGCAATGGTTAACCAGAATGAATACTGGCTTGGAAGATGGTCTCCAACGAATCCGAATACTGATATTCCTGGTGCGATTACACCCTCATCACCAACTTCTACGCCTACAGGAACTGCTTTAAACAATTCATACAATCTATACAGTAGCTCTGATGCTGTGTACGGGGATGCATCTTATATTAAATTGAGATCTATAAATCTTTCCTATAACCTGCCAAAAAACTGGACTTCAAGATTGAGAATGTCCAATTGTAGTGTATTTATGCAGGGCCAGAATCTGTTTACCTGGGCAAAAAATAAGTATGTACTCGATACGGAAACTACCGTCCAGGGTGGTCCATCTGGTTTAGGTACAGGAACTATCGCACAAGTGCTACCTCCACTGCGCACAATTGTCTTTGGATTTAACTGTCAATTTTAA
- a CDS encoding RagB/SusD family nutrient uptake outer membrane protein — MKLNNKTIISLILTNGALLFSSCEKFVDLGAPPTQVITGDAFASDASANSVIRGLYSTVLNINLSGTTTFFTGIAADDLQYNATDAGITEFASNNILNTNNNVANLWYNCYQLIKNTNNAISGLEVSNSLTPTIKDQLIGEAKFFRAYAYFYLVNLYGDVPLQLRNDLFAFEDASLPRTDKQQVYNQIVSDLKDAESKMQTSYDATASPRGRANKAAASALLARVYLYQKDYQNAELYATKVLQSSDYGMPAPDKNFQNTSNEVILQLGNLTGITTFGANYITAVTAVPGYTLPDAVYNSFESSSTTDLRKMNWTSLKTISGKNYYAITKYKVASGTGAEYHIILRLAEQYLIRAEARSRLNNLSGARADIDAVRNRAGLTGINIGSNQTQLLTAIETERLHEFFGEYGHRWLDLKRTERANEVLSPVKSNWQPTDVLFPIPQAQILINTKLTQNPGYEN; from the coding sequence ATGAAATTAAACAATAAAACCATCATATCGCTTATACTGACCAATGGGGCACTTTTATTTAGTTCCTGCGAAAAATTTGTAGATCTTGGCGCTCCACCGACTCAGGTTATCACTGGAGATGCGTTTGCATCAGATGCATCAGCAAATAGTGTGATCCGTGGATTGTACAGCACAGTATTAAATATCAACTTGTCCGGCACAACCACGTTCTTTACCGGAATCGCGGCAGACGATCTTCAATATAATGCGACAGATGCTGGTATAACAGAGTTCGCAAGTAATAATATATTAAATACAAATAATAATGTCGCTAACCTGTGGTATAATTGTTATCAATTGATCAAGAACACCAACAACGCTATCTCAGGTTTGGAAGTATCAAATTCCCTGACACCAACCATAAAAGATCAGCTAATCGGTGAAGCTAAATTTTTCCGAGCCTATGCCTATTTCTATCTTGTGAATCTATATGGTGATGTTCCTTTACAATTACGGAATGACCTATTTGCATTTGAAGATGCTTCTCTACCAAGGACAGATAAACAGCAGGTCTATAATCAGATCGTCAGTGACCTAAAAGATGCAGAGAGTAAAATGCAGACCAGCTATGATGCAACTGCCAGTCCAAGAGGACGGGCAAATAAAGCTGCCGCCAGTGCCCTATTGGCCAGAGTATATTTATATCAAAAAGACTATCAAAATGCCGAATTGTACGCAACAAAAGTACTGCAGTCTTCTGATTATGGTATGCCTGCTCCAGACAAAAACTTCCAAAACACGAGCAACGAGGTTATCCTTCAGTTGGGAAATCTGACGGGTATCACAACTTTCGGAGCAAACTACATTACCGCAGTGACTGCTGTCCCTGGTTATACGCTTCCCGATGCAGTATACAACAGTTTCGAGTCATCGTCCACAACTGATTTAAGAAAAATGAACTGGACAAGTCTTAAAACCATTTCAGGTAAGAACTACTATGCCATCACTAAGTATAAAGTAGCTTCTGGAACAGGTGCAGAATATCATATCATACTACGTTTGGCTGAACAGTATCTTATACGTGCAGAGGCCAGAAGCAGACTCAATAATCTAAGCGGTGCACGCGCTGATATTGATGCTGTACGTAATCGTGCCGGATTAACAGGTATCAATATCGGCAGTAATCAAACACAGTTATTGACCGCGATAGAAACAGAGCGACTTCATGAATTTTTTGGCGAGTATGGCCATCGCTGGCTTGATCTTAAACGTACTGAACGTGCTAACGAGGTTCTTTCGCCTGTTAAATCAAATTGGCAACCTACAGATGTGCTTTTTCCAATTCCTCAGGCTCAAATTCTGATCAATACTAAACTGACACAAAATCCTGGATACGAAAACTAA
- a CDS encoding TlpA disulfide reductase family protein, which produces MKTTILTIALTFALANVMAQKASGDKFQKYLPIIEKGSIAQKDSLTNVLLTEIKSYKTEQEFRTTINILRSLGKEQQQASVEAIAKKKYPKGSLTRDSFITNVFYNASTVQEKEKAYNDLNKKWPSKNFSEELLTYDYVLANLAQGFANDGNAPKAIHYLGEMKEKFWRGNGYLPVGQILLSAGDTVSAAPLLKTAMDDSYYYLSLPEEEKDNKARFASMGYASSMSAYVNILVAQKKYNDALGYIENALKSAPEQADGLATVYYKSLMGTGRKLEAYNILTKLYTKGQFAVENDLKKLYLELNGSAQGYENFNASLKETLTQNIRDHIKEMETFKPAPNFELLNLRGEQVSLASLKGKVVVLDFWATWCQPCVRSFPGMKAAQESYANDKDVQFLFMNTWERDKNYKENVLSFITKNNYPFEVLYDDQKDPQTGEVMAAKFGVKGIPAKFIIDKEGNIRYFLTGSTPNVDYIKLEMKELIEAAKKPYKG; this is translated from the coding sequence ATGAAAACAACAATCTTAACCATTGCCTTGACTTTTGCCCTAGCTAATGTAATGGCACAAAAGGCATCAGGAGACAAATTTCAAAAATATCTCCCTATAATAGAAAAAGGCAGCATAGCTCAAAAAGATTCGCTTACAAATGTACTTTTGACCGAAATTAAGAGCTATAAAACAGAGCAAGAGTTCCGTACAACAATCAATATCCTAAGGTCATTGGGAAAGGAACAGCAACAGGCTTCGGTAGAAGCTATTGCGAAAAAAAAATATCCTAAGGGATCACTGACCCGCGATTCTTTTATTACCAATGTTTTTTATAACGCATCTACTGTCCAGGAGAAAGAAAAAGCTTATAATGACTTGAACAAAAAGTGGCCGTCCAAAAACTTCAGCGAAGAGCTTTTGACCTATGATTATGTTTTAGCCAATTTAGCGCAGGGATTTGCAAATGATGGAAATGCCCCTAAAGCTATCCATTACCTTGGCGAAATGAAAGAAAAATTTTGGCGTGGCAATGGATATCTACCCGTAGGCCAGATTTTATTATCGGCAGGAGATACAGTTTCTGCAGCACCGCTTCTAAAAACTGCTATGGATGACAGTTATTATTATTTAAGCCTGCCTGAGGAAGAGAAAGACAATAAAGCAAGATTCGCTTCTATGGGTTATGCCAGCTCTATGTCTGCTTATGTCAATATCTTAGTAGCTCAAAAAAAATATAACGATGCACTTGGTTACATAGAAAATGCATTAAAATCAGCTCCTGAGCAAGCTGACGGACTAGCAACGGTTTACTACAAATCGTTGATGGGAACCGGACGAAAACTTGAGGCATACAATATCTTGACGAAATTATATACTAAAGGACAATTTGCCGTTGAGAATGATCTTAAAAAGCTTTATTTGGAATTGAACGGATCGGCTCAGGGTTACGAAAATTTCAATGCATCATTAAAAGAAACTTTAACACAGAACATACGTGACCATATTAAGGAAATGGAAACCTTCAAACCTGCTCCAAATTTTGAGTTGCTCAATTTAAGAGGTGAACAGGTATCGTTGGCCAGTTTAAAAGGAAAAGTTGTCGTTCTTGATTTCTGGGCTACTTGGTGTCAGCCTTGTGTACGTTCATTCCCGGGTATGAAAGCGGCTCAGGAATCATATGCAAATGATAAAGATGTTCAATTCTTGTTTATGAATACTTGGGAACGCGACAAAAATTATAAAGAAAATGTGTTGTCTTTTATAACAAAAAACAATTACCCTTTTGAAGTTCTTTATGATGATCAAAAAGATCCTCAAACTGGTGAAGTAATGGCTGCTAAATTCGGTGTGAAAGGTATTCCTGCTAAATTTATTATCGATAAGGAAGGAAATATACGATATTTCTTAACTGGATCTACGCCGAACGTAGACTATATAAAATTAGAAATGAAAGAATTGATCGAAGCTGCAAAGAAGCCCTATAAAGGTTAA
- a CDS encoding glycoside hydrolase family 32 protein — protein sequence MMKKLAFILLALPLFSYAQTGSTKQDKQMVQVENYRPLYHFTPKEGWMNDPNGMVYNNGTYHLFYQHNPDEPKWGPMHWGHATSTDLVHWEEQKIALYPDSLGTIFSGSAVIDKDNTAGFGKDAMVAIFTHHNHKEEDKRTGLHQYQSLAYSLDQGKTWEKYKGNPVLPNPGIWDFRDPKVMWHEKSQVWIMTLATKDCITFYSSKNLKEWKMESSFGKEIGAHGGVWECPDLFPMTDNGVTKWILLVSINPGGPNGGSATQYFVGDFDGKHFTTDDTQIKWLDWGTDNYAGVTWNNVKDRHLFIGWMSNWQYANEVPTLKWRSASTIPRELSLTSINKQYYVASKPAKEIENAFKISKTIAPKKVNEILLSDHLPTGFQLDISKLKVQDFKIILFNKEGNELTVGYNKAKDQYFINRSESGNISFSHDFPKKHVAPRLSKESQVDMNVFFDVTSVEFFADNGLSVMTDIFFPDSPMTHLKITSNAPLEYQNIIISEYKK from the coding sequence ATGATGAAGAAATTAGCATTTATATTACTAGCACTTCCTTTATTTAGCTACGCTCAGACTGGAAGTACGAAACAAGATAAGCAAATGGTACAAGTGGAAAATTATCGCCCTTTATATCATTTTACACCTAAAGAAGGGTGGATGAACGATCCAAATGGAATGGTATATAACAATGGTACTTATCATCTTTTCTATCAGCATAATCCAGATGAACCTAAATGGGGTCCCATGCATTGGGGACATGCTACCAGCACAGATCTTGTGCATTGGGAAGAACAGAAAATAGCGCTATATCCAGATAGCCTGGGGACCATATTTTCAGGGAGCGCTGTTATTGATAAAGATAATACAGCTGGTTTTGGTAAAGATGCCATGGTCGCAATCTTTACGCATCACAACCACAAAGAAGAAGACAAGAGAACCGGTTTACATCAATACCAGAGCTTGGCATATAGTTTAGATCAAGGTAAAACTTGGGAAAAGTACAAGGGAAATCCTGTATTACCTAATCCTGGAATATGGGATTTCAGAGATCCAAAGGTGATGTGGCACGAAAAGTCACAGGTATGGATCATGACTTTAGCAACAAAGGACTGTATCACATTTTATTCCTCTAAAAATCTGAAAGAATGGAAGATGGAAAGTAGTTTCGGAAAAGAAATCGGAGCTCATGGTGGCGTATGGGAATGTCCAGATCTGTTTCCAATGACAGATAATGGGGTAACAAAATGGATATTATTGGTCAGTATAAATCCAGGAGGACCAAATGGTGGTTCTGCGACACAGTATTTTGTTGGCGATTTTGATGGAAAGCATTTCACAACAGATGATACCCAGATTAAGTGGTTGGATTGGGGAACAGATAATTATGCGGGTGTAACCTGGAATAATGTGAAGGATCGTCATTTATTTATCGGATGGATGAGCAATTGGCAGTATGCGAATGAGGTACCCACATTAAAATGGCGGTCGGCTTCTACGATCCCACGTGAATTATCACTGACAAGCATAAATAAACAGTATTATGTAGCAAGTAAACCCGCTAAAGAAATTGAAAATGCTTTTAAAATATCGAAAACAATTGCTCCTAAAAAAGTAAACGAGATTCTGTTAAGTGATCATCTGCCTACAGGATTCCAATTGGACATCAGTAAACTGAAAGTACAGGATTTTAAGATTATTTTATTCAATAAAGAAGGAAATGAGCTAACAGTTGGGTATAATAAGGCCAAAGATCAGTATTTTATCAATCGTAGTGAATCTGGAAATATATCGTTTAGTCACGATTTTCCTAAAAAACATGTAGCTCCCCGTCTTTCAAAAGAGTCTCAAGTAGACATGAACGTATTTTTTGATGTGACTTCTGTCGAGTTTTTTGCCGATAACGGACTTTCGGTGATGACAGACATATTTTTCCCTGATAGTCCTATGACCCATTTAAAAATTACAAGCAATGCTCCTTTAGAATATCAAAATATCATTATTTCAGAATATAAAAAATAG